The DNA sequence CTTGGATCTCCCCTGTAACCTTAACATACCCTTTTGGTTTTGGTGCTCACGTAGTAAGCCAGCACTATATTATCGACATGGTATTCTAATTCTGATAAATAATAGCTAGTTTGGATGCTGGTTATTTCCCTCTTTCCAGGGGGGATTGCAATCTGCTCTGTTTTCCATTACATCAAAATATATTATGTCTAAGCCAAACAAAAGCAACTGTTTTGGTATCATCGCATAAGCAAGCTAATGTATTGTGTAATTACATTGAAGGGCCTCAAGGCAACGGTTCCCACAGAGCCTACCCCTATGATCTTTGGCACTCCAACCAAAGTGGTGTCAGAGGCAGGAGCGCCTGTGGAGTATCTGGGCGTCAACAAGGTTCCTGAATGGCAGAAAATGTTCCAGGTAAATCTAGCAACACTCCTGGCTGAATAAGATGTTGTAGGAACAACATGCACGTTTGAGTTTGCAATTATTCTAACAGTCCTTAGCTCAATAGAGAATAACTGAAGCCTGAAAACTGCTTAAATCAATGCAAGTCTAAATGGACTAGGATGAACAAGCATCTGTTTTGTGTCAAAATAACTATTAACCATCATTTTAGAAAAAAACACTGCAACAAATATCACTAATATATCTGTCCTTTGTCGCCCCGTGTGCTTATTTTAGTTCTCTGTCTTGTCGTGTCTTTGCAGAAGTCCGACGGCATTCCCATTCACCTGAAGCGTGGCATCATGGACAAGCTGCTGTACCGCACCACCATGGGGCTGACGATAGGCGGGACCCTCTACTGTCTGATGGCCCTGTACATCGCTGCTCAACCCAGGAAACCCTAGAGAAACCCCTGCCAACCACCCCCAGCGCCCCTCCCCCAGAACTCAGCCTTTTTATCCCCATATGCCTCCTCCCACGATCCATCTCCTACAAAGAGGAGTGCTTTGGACAGTGTTGATTACTGCTTCTATAACATTCAAAAGTAAATACATCAGTCACACTGCTAATCCCAATCTGATTTGATGACTACATCATTATCTGCAATTGTATTATATCCTGTTATTTATACTTGGTTATGTAATTCGAGGGACCCTACATTTCTGTTAGAGCAGGTCCCCATGTAAGCGGTGTGGATACCTGGTGAGAACAATGCACTTGAGCAGTTATTCAGATTCAGGTCATCTGTTTCATGAATGTTTTTTGAGGTTGGAGTAAGTAAGCATGTACACTattcacaaaaagtcagggatatttggctttcaggtgaaatgGACCAGAACCTGAATGGACCCAAGTCAGTACCTAGTATTTTCTGTATAGAAACATGAAATTTCACTTGAATGCCAGATACCCT is a window from the Sardina pilchardus chromosome 18, fSarPil1.1, whole genome shotgun sequence genome containing:
- the LOC134063890 gene encoding cytochrome c oxidase subunit 7A-related protein, mitochondrial encodes the protein MYYKVSGVTGRLTGATPAAYAPQGLKATVPTEPTPMIFGTPTKVVSEAGAPVEYLGVNKVPEWQKMFQKSDGIPIHLKRGIMDKLLYRTTMGLTIGGTLYCLMALYIAAQPRKP